In Geotalea uraniireducens, the genomic window GCCGCCAGGAGCAGCGCCAGGGTAGGGACGGCCAGCAGGGAACGCTTCTTCACGGGCGACCTCCTTCAGCCTGGTGGAAACGGCGGCGCAGGGGTGGCCCGCGCCGCCGGCCGAGCCGGAAATTATTTGACGATTTTTACCGAGGTGATGACTACCGGAGTGATCGGCAGGTTCTGGAAAAGCATGTTGAGCGCCCGGGTGGGGGTGGTGGCAATCTTGTCGACCACGTCCATCCCCTCGACCACCCGGCCGAAGACCGCATAGCCGTACCCGTCCGGGCTGGGGCGGTTGAGGGCATTATTATCCACCACGTTGATGAAGAACTGAGCGGTGGCGCTGTCGGGGCTGGCGGTCCGGGCCATGGCAATGGTCCCCCGGTCGTTCTTCAGCCCATTGCCGGCCTCGTTTTTGATCGGCGCTTTCGTTTCCTTCATTTTCCGGTCAGCGGTAAAGCCGCCCCCCTGGACCATGAAACCGGGAATTACCCGGTGGAAGATGGTTCCGTCGTAATAGCCGCTCTTCGCGTAGTCGAGGAAGTTCTGCACCGACACCGGCGCCTTCTGGGCATCGAGCTCGATCTTGATCGCACCGAGGGACGTCTCCATGAGGACCATCGGGTTGTGCCGCTTCCCCGCCGCATCGGCATTGCCGGCCAAAAGCAGGGCGCTGAACAGGCCACCCAACAGCAGGGCCACCAGCATTCTCTTCATCATTTCCAACC contains:
- a CDS encoding peptidylprolyl isomerase, whose amino-acid sequence is MMKRMLVALLLGGLFSALLLAGNADAAGKRHNPMVLMETSLGAIKIELDAQKAPVSVQNFLDYAKSGYYDGTIFHRVIPGFMVQGGGFTADRKMKETKAPIKNEAGNGLKNDRGTIAMARTASPDSATAQFFINVVDNNALNRPSPDGYGYAVFGRVVEGMDVVDKIATTPTRALNMLFQNLPITPVVITSVKIVK